CCTTACGGTCTCCTCGGATTCCTGGTTCGTGGCCTTCTGCATCGCGCACGCCCGCCATATCGTCGCCGTGGCCCCCGAGACGCTTCGCCTGATGATCGTGGCCAGGGCCCACCGCGAGCTCAGCCTCGAGCAGAAGTAAAGTAAGGAATCGTCTATGCCTTGGTGGGGTTGGATCATAGTGGCGGTCGTCGTGCTCGCCGTCTTCGCGTGCGGCGTGGCCTACGCTGGGATTCATGCGGTGCGCGCCGCGAAAAGCGCCTCCGGCACGGTCAACAACATCCAACATTATCTTGGCGCCATGCAAGGCGACGACAATCACCACGGTTCGAAGGTTCCGCGCCCGTCGTTCACGGAACCATTGGAGACGGCCTCACGCCGGTATAGCAAGGCGCATGAGGGCGTCGTGACGCGTGACGCGAGGAAACGTCAGCGCCATGAGGGCAAGTGGGCGCTGTGGCGCGACAACCCCGTGCCCGGAAGCGTGGCGGCAGACAAGACTGGGGCGAGTTCGTCGAACGGGACCACCCAATCCTCGAACGCCGGTAGCGACGCCAGCCAAGCGAACGGTGTTGTCAATAGCAACAGCAATAGCGGAGCCGGGACCGGCGCTGGTAGCAATGGCAACAGCGGCCAACCGACGAACAGCCTCGCCGATACCATCTAAGAACCATAGAGACATTATTTTTTGGAGCGACAAACCAATACAGTCATGACCCATTCGCATCATTCCCACCGTTCACATCGCATTCCCGGCACCTCCATCGAACGCATCATCAATGACGGGCAGGAGGAGAGCGCCGAGGAGTCCTCTCCCTCGCCGGCCGAACGCTACGCCTCGTTCAAGCGCCAGCAGACCTACAATGCCTCCCAGGCCGCGCGTTTCGCCTCCACACTGCCCTTCGAACTTGACCGGTTCCAGATCGAGGCCAACGAGGCGCTCGAGGCGGGCGACAACGTGTTGGTGGCGGCACCCACGGGCGCGGGCAAGACGGTGGCCGCCGATTTCGCGATCTACCTGGCCCAGCAGCACAACGTCAAGGCCTTCTACACCACGCCGATCAAGGCGCTGAGCAACCAGAAATACCATGACCTCGTCGCGCTCTACGGCGAGAAGAACGTGGGCCTTTTGACTGGCGACACCTCCATCAACTCCGAGGCCAACATCGTGGTGATGACCACCGAGGTGCTGCGCAACATGCTCTACGAGCGTTCCGAGACCCTGCGCGCGCTGCGCTACGTGGTGCTCGACGAGGTGCATTACCTGGCCGACAAGTTCCGCGGGCCCGTGTGGGAGGAGGTCATCATCCACCTGCCGAAATCGGTGAAGGTGATCGGCCTTTCCGCCACCGTCTCGAACGTGGAAGATTTCTGCGCGTGGATGGAGTCGGTGCGCGGCACCACCAAGCTCGTGGTCTCCGAAAAGCGGCCGGTGCCGTTGGAGCAGCAGGTGATGGTGCAGTCCGACGAACGCCACGAGCCGCAGCTGATCGACCTGTATCGTCACAACAAGGAGGGGGAACAGACCACCAAGCTCAACGCCAAGTTGATCGAGCGTATCGACCAGCTCGACCGGCAGGCAGCGCGACGCCAAGCCGCCGAGCACCGCGACGATCGGCGACGCCGTCATGGCAAGCGCAACCACCGCTCGTCCTACCAGATCCAGCGTTATGCGCCGCGCCGCTGGGCCGTGGTCGACGAGCTCAACTACCTTGGCCTCTTGCCGGGCATCTATTTCATCTTCTCGCGCAATGGCTGCGACCAGGCCGTCGAGCAGTGCCTCAACGCCGGACTTGAACTCACCACCGAGGACGAGGTGGCGCGCATTCGCAAGATCGTCGACGAGATGGTCGAGGGGCAATTAAGCCACACCGATCTCAAGGCGCTGGACTTCGCGCGTTTCCGTTACGCGCTTGAGGAGGGATTCGCGCCGCACCACGCCGGCATGGTGGCGCTGTTCCGCCAAATCGTCGAACGGCTCTTTGAGGAGGGGCTGGTCAAGATGGTCTTCGCCACGGAGACGCTGGCGCTGGGCATCAACATGCCCGCACGCTGCGTGGTGGTGGAGAAGCTGCAGAAATTCAACGGCACCGACCATGTCACGTTGACGCCGGGAGAGTTCACCCAGCTCACCGGACGCGCCGGCCGCCGTGGCATCGACACCGTGGGGCACGCCGTGGTGGTGGACCATCGCGGCTTCGAGCCGGCCACGCTCGCCTCCCTTTCCAGCAAACGCGTTTATCCCTTGCACTCGAGCTTCAAACCGACCTTCAACATGGCCGTCAACCTGCTCAATTCCAGCGATTACGACGTGGCCCGCGACACGCTCGACCATTCCTTCGCGCAGTGGGAGGCCAACGAGTCCGCCGGCGACCTGGAATCACGCATCGTCACCTTGCGTGGCGCCGTCGAGGGTTATGAGAAGGCCTTCGCCTGCTCGCACGGCGATTTCAAATCGTTGATGGAGATCCGCCGCAAGCTCTCATACCTGCAGAAGGATGAGCGTCGCCATCTCAAGCGCCGGCAGTACCACAACCAGAAGGAGCGCACCGCGGCCTTCCGTGACCTTGACCAGCGCATCGCGCAGCTCAAAAACGAGGAATCTGACCACCCGTGCAAGTCCTGCCCGGACTTCCAGAAGCACCTCAAGTGGGGCAACCGCTGGCTGCGCGAGTCCAAGGAGCTGCGCCGCGCCCAAAGCCGCTATGACTCCAGGACGGGCTCGGTGGCCCGTCAGTTCGACCGTATATGCTCCATCCTCGAGTCGCTGGGGTATCTGAGCACGCAACAGCGTGGTGCAACTGCGGATAGCGATAATGTCAATCACCTCGAAACGATTGACGACGATACCATCAAACGGCAAGACGCGAATAACAAGAAGGCCTATCACCTGACCGAAAGCGGCCAGCTGCTGCGTCATCTCTACAGCGAGTACGACCTGGTGCTCGCCGAGGCGATCGGTTCTCAGATCTTCGACGACCTCGAGCCCGAGGAGCTGGCGGCCGTGCTCTCCTCGCTGGTCTATCAGGCCCGCAGGGGAGGGGACAACGAGCCCAAGCGCTACCCTGGAGGCCCGGACGGCCAGGTGGCCCAGGTGTGCGGCGACCTGCGCGAGATCTTCGCCGACGTCGAGGGCATGAAGGACGACGCCGACCTGGAGGAATCCGAGCCGCTGGACTTCGGCATCGTCGACGTGATGTACGACTGGTCCAGGGGAGAGGACCTGGCGCAGATTCTGCACGGCACCGAGATGACCGGCGGCGACTTCGTACGCAACGCCAAGCGCGTGGCCGACATCCTGCAGCAGATAGCCATGGCCTACCCTTATTACGAGAAGGGCAACCCGAACCTCGCCGAATCGGCGCGGGCGGCGGTCAAGATGGTCAACCGCGGCATCGTCGCCTATTCGGGCGTCGACTAGGCATGGCGTTCGCCGCTATATGCGCCCTGCGCTTCACGGCGCTTCGGATGCGGCGAATTCATTGGCTTTTCGTGGATTGATGGAATAAGATGCTCGTCCAAACTGTTTTGTAGCTTGGATGAAGCAATGTTTTAAGGAGGCATATCTATGGCCGAACGTAGCCTGCGCGGCATGAGCATCGGGGCGAAATCGCTGGAATCGGACGACAACGTGGATTTCGCGGCACGAAGCGATGTGGCGTACGTCTGCCCGAAAGGGCACCGCACGATCCTGCCATTCGCCGAGGGCGCTGAGCCTCCCGCCGAATGGGAATGCCGTTGCGGCGAGGTCGCCAAGCGCGAGAACGCCGACGACGCCGAGGTGGACGAAATCAAGAAGCCGACCCGCACGCACTGGGACATGCTCATGGAGCGCCGCACCGAGGACGAGCTCAAGGAGCTGCTCGCCAAGCGCCTGAAGATGCACAACGAGGGCTGGTTCCCGGATTACGAGTGAGGCCAGGGGAGTAGGCCGCAGGCCATTCTTTGGGTTCGCCACGAACGTCATCAGGGGAAAGTCATGAAAACGAACGACGGGAAGCAATCAACGCTTGCCCGTCGTTTTGCATATAAGCTCCAACGTCAATCGTTATACTAAATATACGAATCATATATATTCCAATCAACACCAGAGGAAGCATCGGCACAGCATGAACGTCGTCCTACTTGACCTTGACGGTACACTCACACGCTCGGAGCAAGGCATCATCGCGGCCTTGAAGAAGTCCTACGAGGCCATGGAACTACCGGTACCGGATCAGACCGAGCTGCGTCGGTTCATCGGCCCGCCGATCTCCGAATCGTTCAGGCGCAACGACGTGCCCGAGGAACTGGTCGCCGTCGGCGTGAAGGCGTTCAGGGATTATTATGGCGATCTGGCGGTTTTCGATGACCCGAATAACCCTGGACACAAAGTGCCCGGAAAATACTGCAGCACGCTGTATCCGGGCATCATGGACGAGCTCCAGAAGCTACACGACGCCGGCTACAGGCTCTCCGTGGCCAGCTGCAAGCCCGAATATCAGGCCATTCCGGTCTGCGAGCATTTCGGCCTCAGCCCGGTCTTGGACGACGTTTTTGGCGCCAGCCGCGACGGCAAGGTCAAAAGCAAGGAACAGGTCATCCTGCACGGCTTCGACGAGCTTGGATTCAGCAAGGCGCATGGCGACCAGGCTTTGATGGTCGGTGACCGCTGGACCGACGCCGATGGCGCCAAAGCCGCCGGACTCGATTGCCTGGGCTGCGGCTGGGGCTACGCAGAGCCTGGCGAGCTGCAGGAACACGGTGTGTACCGGGTTATCGATCACGTCGATGAGCTGGCTGATGCTGTTGAGGAGTATTTTTTGCGGCGGTAAGTGACGGAAATGCGGGCTGATGTTAACTGGCGAGCGCTGGAATGTTCAGTGACACTTTGTCGACGATGACAGACAATGCGAATAAGTCAACAGTCAACAACAGAAAAACTATAAACGTGACTGTAAAATAGCTGAGGCAACCCAGCAGTAAGCGCAGCTGCAGGAAATAACTAATATCAGCGGCACCAAACTCCTGACCTAACTGGCCAAATCCCGATAATGTACGTTATGTCAGATTTCGAAGAAATCTCGACATAACGTCGCTACGTTATATACCCAAGCTGCGCTTGGCTTACATAACGTAGCGACGCCCCTACTGATGTTAATGCATAGGAATCTGTACATAACGTCTCCACGTTATGTACCAAACAAGCTTGCTTACATAACGTGGAGACGCCCCTACTGATGATAATGTTCAGGAATCTTGGCATAACGTTTCGTAGACTACCTGCATAAACGCATTCGTCCACGGAGCTGCTTACAGCGCCGCTAATTCTATTTTGCGTGGTGACGCTTGGTGAGGACGTCGTCGATGATGTCGCGCTGGGCACGATTGGCCTGCAGATACATCAGGACCAGCTCGGCCACGAAAAAGACGCCTAGAACGACGGCGGACGGGATGCCCAACATGGCGTAGACGTGACGGGCCGCGCCTTGGATTTGGTCGTATAGCAGCTTGTAGATGCCGTAGGGCGCACAGCACATGAACATCGAGACGATCTGCATGGCGATGACCGACCATTGCACCGTCTCGACCTGGCGATGGTCGTCCTTCTTGCGCAAGGCTCCATTCACCAGGCAGATCGCGCAGATTCCCAGCGCCCACAACAAGGCGAACACCCAGAGGAATCCGGGAAGTATAGCGGCCATGTGTTCGATTCCTTTGCGTTGTGTCGATGTCGGTTGATGTCTCTAAATCCTAGAATCTAGCCAATAAATAAACTAATAACAAGAACTATAATTTGCTGCAAACAAATGTTCGAAACCATCATCAATGCTGCAAGGCGCGCTCACGATGCTGGGTCTCGAGCTTCTGGCGCATGCGCTCGGCGGCGATGTCATCGATGGGCGGCAAGGGCGACGCCATGGCGGAGGAATCGGCGGGCGTGAGGTCCACGTGCTTTTCCTGCTCAAGCTGGGACTCGACGCGATGCCACAACTTCCCCACCGAGACCGCGAACACCGCCGTGCCCTGGTCGATCAGCCTCAGCACCTCATCGCCGTTCTCGCATTCCCTGACATCCTGGCCGTCGCAGATGATGGTCATATGCTCGAGCTCGCTGGTGCGGTGGCGCGAGAGGAAGCCGATGGCGGCGGTGACGTTCTGCAGATTGACGCCCGTGTCCAGCAGCTTCTTCGAGACGGCCAAGATCAGCACGTCCTTGAACGAATACAGACGGCGCGAGCCAGAGCCATGCGACGGCGTGATGGACGGGACGACGATCTGCTTGCGGGCCCAGTAATCGAGCTGGCGGTAGGTGATGCCGGCCACCTTGGAGGCGACGGTGCCGCGATAGCCGCGTGTGGCGTCGTCATCCGAGGATTCGGTGAACAACTCCCCCTGCACCAGGTCCCCGCCGCTTGTCGCGCCGCGTTGAGGTTTCGATGCCGACGCTGAAGAAACAGAGGAAACGGAAGAAACGGAAGCGACAGTAGAACCAGCAGAAGGAGGGACAGATGTTGGCCTAGACACCGATGGTTGACGAGTGTCCATGCTCATATGTCGCCTCCCTCTCCTAGCGAATCCAGAATCAGAGCAAATGTATTACATTCACGCGGTGGCGCCAGTCGGCGAGAAGAACACCAGACGGAACTTGCCGATCATGATCTCGTCACCGTTCTTGAGCACGGCGCTGTCGACGCGCTGCCGGTTGACGTACGTGCCGTTGAGGCTACCGGCGTCCTCCACCTGGAAAAGCGTGCCGATACGCTTGAAGATCGCATGGTTCCTGGAGACGGTGGAATCATCGAGCAGGATGTCGGCGTGCGGGTCGCGCCCGACGGTCACCTCGTCCTCATCCAGCAAATACCTTGAGCCCGAAACCGCTCCCCTGGTCGAAATGAGCAAGGCGGAGCCCGGACTCAGCTTGGTGATGGTGTCGAGGTCGTCCTGCGTGAGCGGACGGTCGCCGGTGGCGGTCACGGGAATATTGACGGCGGGCAGACCGATGATCGTGGTCTCCCCCGCGCTTGGAATCGGATTAGTCATAGCTCTATTCTACCGTCTTCGCGTACTTATATTGGCCGACATCCCGGGTCTGACTGATATCCACACTATCCGACGGGGTCACGTTGACCTGCGCGCCGAACTTGACCTTGAGGCGCGAGCCCACGCCGCCGGCGATGTTGACGGCGTTCTGCAGGTTTTGCGGGTCGCCGATCGCCTTCAACGTGTAGGGCGCGTGAATCTTCGTGCCGTCGCAATCGAGGCCGGTCTTCGTGTCGAAGACGTAGGACGAGGTGATGATGCGCACGTCGTTGAGCTCCATGACCTCCACGCCGGCATTGCGCAGCTCCTCAAGCAGCTGGAACATCGTGGAGGCGTCGATGCGGTCCTTCGAGCCCTCGGAGATGGTGATGACCACGCCCTTGCCGGTGGCCGGCAGACGCCCGGAGAGGATGCCGCTGGTCTCCTCGTTCTCCTTGGCGATGCGCTCGGCCTCCTGCTGCTTGTTGGCCGCGGCCTTCAGGGAGTTGAGCTGGCCGGTGAGCTCGGC
This Bifidobacterium sp. ESL0790 DNA region includes the following protein-coding sequences:
- a CDS encoding DEAD/DEAH box helicase; its protein translation is MTHSHHSHRSHRIPGTSIERIINDGQEESAEESSPSPAERYASFKRQQTYNASQAARFASTLPFELDRFQIEANEALEAGDNVLVAAPTGAGKTVAADFAIYLAQQHNVKAFYTTPIKALSNQKYHDLVALYGEKNVGLLTGDTSINSEANIVVMTTEVLRNMLYERSETLRALRYVVLDEVHYLADKFRGPVWEEVIIHLPKSVKVIGLSATVSNVEDFCAWMESVRGTTKLVVSEKRPVPLEQQVMVQSDERHEPQLIDLYRHNKEGEQTTKLNAKLIERIDQLDRQAARRQAAEHRDDRRRRHGKRNHRSSYQIQRYAPRRWAVVDELNYLGLLPGIYFIFSRNGCDQAVEQCLNAGLELTTEDEVARIRKIVDEMVEGQLSHTDLKALDFARFRYALEEGFAPHHAGMVALFRQIVERLFEEGLVKMVFATETLALGINMPARCVVVEKLQKFNGTDHVTLTPGEFTQLTGRAGRRGIDTVGHAVVVDHRGFEPATLASLSSKRVYPLHSSFKPTFNMAVNLLNSSDYDVARDTLDHSFAQWEANESAGDLESRIVTLRGAVEGYEKAFACSHGDFKSLMEIRRKLSYLQKDERRHLKRRQYHNQKERTAAFRDLDQRIAQLKNEESDHPCKSCPDFQKHLKWGNRWLRESKELRRAQSRYDSRTGSVARQFDRICSILESLGYLSTQQRGATADSDNVNHLETIDDDTIKRQDANNKKAYHLTESGQLLRHLYSEYDLVLAEAIGSQIFDDLEPEELAAVLSSLVYQARRGGDNEPKRYPGGPDGQVAQVCGDLREIFADVEGMKDDADLEESEPLDFGIVDVMYDWSRGEDLAQILHGTEMTGGDFVRNAKRVADILQQIAMAYPYYEKGNPNLAESARAAVKMVNRGIVAYSGVD
- a CDS encoding RNA polymerase-binding protein RbpA — encoded protein: MAERSLRGMSIGAKSLESDDNVDFAARSDVAYVCPKGHRTILPFAEGAEPPAEWECRCGEVAKRENADDAEVDEIKKPTRTHWDMLMERRTEDELKELLAKRLKMHNEGWFPDYE
- a CDS encoding HAD hydrolase-like protein codes for the protein MNVVLLDLDGTLTRSEQGIIAALKKSYEAMELPVPDQTELRRFIGPPISESFRRNDVPEELVAVGVKAFRDYYGDLAVFDDPNNPGHKVPGKYCSTLYPGIMDELQKLHDAGYRLSVASCKPEYQAIPVCEHFGLSPVLDDVFGASRDGKVKSKEQVILHGFDELGFSKAHGDQALMVGDRWTDADGAKAAGLDCLGCGWGYAEPGELQEHGVYRVIDHVDELADAVEEYFLRR
- a CDS encoding MerR family transcriptional regulator, coding for MVQGELFTESSDDDATRGYRGTVASKVAGITYRQLDYWARKQIVVPSITPSHGSGSRRLYSFKDVLILAVSKKLLDTGVNLQNVTAAIGFLSRHRTSELEHMTIICDGQDVRECENGDEVLRLIDQGTAVFAVSVGKLWHRVESQLEQEKHVDLTPADSSAMASPLPPIDDIAAERMRQKLETQHRERALQH
- a CDS encoding FHA domain-containing protein gives rise to the protein MTNPIPSAGETTIIGLPAVNIPVTATGDRPLTQDDLDTITKLSPGSALLISTRGAVSGSRYLLDEDEVTVGRDPHADILLDDSTVSRNHAIFKRIGTLFQVEDAGSLNGTYVNRQRVDSAVLKNGDEIMIGKFRLVFFSPTGATA
- a CDS encoding DUF881 domain-containing protein, which encodes MAKNKTTRDLVSKLHVQHAQDERNDSTDTGSFPVVRRKPNLRANGKLTRLMTSILIVVLCALLGFGYAIQLNNKSSTYETMSEEELTRLISETSTQVQNLQQRKAELTGQLNSLKAAANKQQEAERIAKENEETSGILSGRLPATGKGVVITISEGSKDRIDASTMFQLLEELRNAGVEVMELNDVRIITSSYVFDTKTGLDCDGTKIHAPYTLKAIGDPQNLQNAVNIAGGVGSRLKVKFGAQVNVTPSDSVDISQTRDVGQYKYAKTVE